One Streptomyces sp. CG4 genomic window, CCGGCTTGTCACGGGACTCGAACTTCGCGGACGCCGCGAGGTTGTGCGGACTGAGGCGCAGTGACGTGATCCTCGCGCTCCTCCACGAGGCGACCCATCGGCGTCCATACGATGTGCCCCTGCCCCGGCCCGTCCTCAAAGCCGCGTAAACGGCAGGCGGGCCCGGCGATCTGACGACACACCAGGAAAGGAACCCCCGCCATGCCGCACGTGATCCACGACGTCCCGATGTGCAGACAACTTGTCTCCCGCGAAGAGTGGGATGAACAGGACGGCTGGCCGCTCGGAGACCGGATGGCATGGTCGAACCGCGCGTGCGGCATGGCGGAGCTCCGGATGATCCTCCTCGCCTACTGCCAGCCCGCCCCCACCGTGCCCTCTGCTGCCGCTGGTAGAGCCAGCCGCCGCCGGCCAGCAAGCGAGCACCCCGACGACCGCCAGGTTCCACCAGTGGGCCAGCAGCCAGTTGACGACGGTCACCACCACAGCGATCACCACGCCCGCGGCCACGAGGAGACCGACCATCCGGTCGTCCACCTGCCGCCGCCGGAGAGGCCTGCGTGCACTTCGGGTACGCCGCCGTGCTGGCGGGCGCCTGGCCGGGCGCCTCTTGCGTGGGCCGGGGCTCACCGGCTGCGCGGCCTGCTGCTGGAGCGGCGTGATCGCGCTGACGCCATGGTGGCGGCCATTGACAGGGAACTTGAGGCACGGGCGAAGGGACTGATGGTGACACCGGAGGAGCAGCTGGAGGTGCTCGGTGCACGGCTGTACGACGCGATCGGCGGCGCTTACACCGTGACACGGCGTACCGAGCCGCGGATCGCCGCGCAGATCTGGGACGCGCTCGGGAATGCGCGGACGGTACTGAACGTCGGGGCCGGCACCGGATCTTACGAGCCTGCTGATCGCGACGTGACGGCGGTGGAGCCGTCGGCGGTCATGCGGGGGCAGCGGCCTGCCGGCTCGGCGCCGTGTGTGGCCGCCGCCGCGGAGAGTCTGCCGTTCGCGGACCAGTCCTTCGACGTTGCGATGGCCGTCTCCACCGTTCACCACTGGGGGGACCCGATAGCGGGGCTGCGCGAGATGCGGCGCGTGGCCCGCCGTGTGGTGGTGCTCACGTTCGACACCGACGAGCCCGGATGGCAGGACCGGTTCTGGCTTACCCGCGACTACCTGCCCGAGTTCGCCGCCGTCCTCACGGAGTTTCCCTCGCTTGCTGGGATGGCCGACGCGATCGGCGCCCGCGTGGAGCCGGTGCCCATCCCGTGGGACTGCGCTGACGGCCTGTTCGAGGCGTATTGGCGCCGACCGGCGGCGTATCTGGAGGATCCTGTGCGCCGTGCGTCGTCGGTGTGGACGAGGGTCGGGCCGGAGGCCGAGCAGCGGGCTGTGCAAGGCCTCAGCGACGACCTCGACTCCGGCCGGTGGGCCAAGCGCAACAGCGACCTTGCCGACCTCGACACAGCAGATCTCGGCCTCCGCCTACTCATAGCTTGATCAGCGTCGCAGGTTCAGCATCATGGCGGCTCCTGCACGGCCCGCTGGTTCGGCTGGTTGTCAGGCGGGGGCGTCGTGTGCGTCAGGGCTCCTTCGCCGCGCACTCAGGGCCACAGGAGCTTGTGTTCGGGCAAGATCAGCCCGCGGCCACGCGCTCCACGAGGTGCTGGAGCCGGCCGTCCAATACCTTCTCCGCGTCCGGGTTGATCGTTGTCAGGGCCACCATGGCGGTCACGATGACGTCACTCAGCTCTTTCTCGACGTCCGCCCACGAGTGGGAGACCCCCTTCCTCGGGTTGGCACCGAGCGCCCCGTGCAGTGCCTCGGCGACCTCCCCGTACTCCTCCCCGATCTTGAGCACTCGGAGAAGCCGGACGTCCCCTGCGTCGGCCGGGGCAGCTTCGTCCAGCCACTTCCGCAGCTGCCCCACGCGGTTCCACATGTCTTCCATGCCTCTCCTACTCCATCGCGTCTTGCCAGTCGTGCCAGTGGCTGGAGAACGGCTCGTCCTTCGTCCAGTGCTGGATGCCGAGGGCGTTGTAGCGGACGGTGTTCTCCGGCAGGTTCTCGGCGGGATGCCACTCCAGGCCGGCGCACTTGTGGGGCTCCATGTTGGTGGGCGTGCCCTCCCAGTGGGAGGCGACGAAGAACCAGCCGACCCGAGTCTCGCCCTCGGGGTTGCGGAAGTACATGACGTGGACGATGTGTAGGGCGTCGCGTTCGATGCGTACACCGATCTCCTCGAACGCTTCGCGGATCACGGCGTCGAACACGTCCTCCCCGGGCTCGACCTTGCCGGAGGGGAGGTTCAGCTTCCCGTCGGCGTAGCCGGTGCCCTGCCGCTCGGCGAGACATACGCTTCCGTCGTGCTCCAGGATGATCATCACGTCGTTCACGGGGAGCTGGGGCACTGTGCTAGTCCTCTGGCCGGTGGTGCGCCTTACCGGTAGGGGACTCTAGTCGGGATCACGCCGCGAGGAGCCCCATCTCGACAACGCGCTCGACCGCCCACTGGACACGCTCGGCGACCGTGAGATCCATGGGCACCTTTAGGATCTTCACCGTGCTGAAGCGAAGTGCCTGGTAGATCGCCTCGGCTGCTTCGTCCTGGAGACCCAGCACCTTCTCCCGCATGCGGTCGCCGCCGGCCTTCTGGTCGTAGCGGTCCTCGCAGTACAGGACGACGTCGTAGGCGAGGGACATCCAGCTCCGGCACAGCACTTCGGCGGCGCTGAGTACGGCCGCGACGCCCGGCTCGGTCGGGTCGAGGACCAGGCCGGCCAGGGCGAGGACGTTGGCGGGGGTCTTGTCGGTGATGAGCACCTGGTGGTGCCGGGCGGCGCGCAGGGGCACGGTGAAGTGCTGTGCCAGCAGGTCCAGCTCGGCGACGAGGTCGAAGTCGCCCTTGCCGTTCAGGACGATGTCCTCCATGAAGGGGCTGACCCGGGCGGGTTCGCCGGTGCAGTTGACGTTGATGCTCCGCTCGCGCAGGTGCGAGGTCAGCGCGTGGACGAACGTGGTTTTGCCTGCCGCCTGGGTGCCTTCGACGGCGATAACGCGGCAGTCGCGGATGGGCATGTGTCCTCCAGGAGAGCGGTGAAGGTCGGGTTGTCGAGCCAGTCCCAGGCGCCTCGGGCGCCGTCGGCGATGGCTCGGTTGACGTTCATCCCGCTGGCCGGCCACTGGGCAAGGTCGGCGGTGCGGGCGGCGACGTAGGCGGTGGCGACGGAGTGGCGCAGGTTCAGGACGCTCACGCGCTCCCGGCCTTCCGTCTCGCCGTCCTCGAGCCATCGCCGGTGCCAGGCGGGCATCGACACCCGCAGCAGCTCGGGCTGGGTGACGTCCAGCCCGAGTTCGGTGCACACGTCGACCAGGCGGCGCGACGTGCCGGTCAGGATGTGGTCGGCGTCGTAGCGGGTGTCCAGGTAGTGCCCGGTGTCCGGGTCGGCGTCGCGGCGCTGTCTCCACTGACTGCGGGCGCGTTGCAGGGCGGGGGTCGCGTCGGTGGGGGCGTTGGCCTCAAGTACGGACAGGTCGGCGCAGAACTGGTGGCCGGTGATGATGGTGGCCGTGTCGGCGGCCGCGGTCACGGTTGCCGCCGCGTGTCGGATCAGGGCGTCCATCTCTCCCGGGTCTTCGACGTAGACGCTGGTCCACTCGAACGGCACGGTGGTGAGGTCCGCGGTACTGCCGGCGGGCACGTCGAGGTAGGCGACGCTGTAGCAGAAGGGCCGCTGGCCGTTCTTGATCCGGTAGTTTTTCGTCCATTCAACGTCGATGGACGCGATCCGCACGGTCCCGGAGCGCAGGGGTGGGGCTCCAGCGCGCGTGCGGTGGACAAGCTGCTCTTGATGATCATGTGGGTGTTCCTGCCGTTGGACGGGGCCGCGCACCCGGCGCGCACGGCCCCGTCGGACGCTACCGGCTGCTGGATTACGGCATGCCTTGATACACGGACGGCGCTATGTCCCAGGCGACCGCTGCGACGGCGTCCCGGACGTCCAATTCACCGTCCCAGTACAGGCGTTCGGCCGCCTTGCCGCCGAGCAGGGCGGTCGTGAAGGCAGAGCACAGCACGCTCGCGGCCAGCAACTCGGCGCTGTCCTCGGACAACGCGCCCAGCAGCAGCTTCTCGCACGCCGCTTGCGCGGCATCCTGCTGCCGGCCGCCGGCGAACTCCGGTAGCGGCACCAGGCCGTGATGCTGTGCGGTGCCGCTGATGAGCCCGAAGGGCTCCAGGTCGTGGGAGGTGTCGACGAACCGGGCGATGCCTCGCTTACGGGTGGCCCGGTCCTTCCAGGCCTCGGCGACCGAGTTGACACCCGCCAGCCGGGCGGCGCCTTCGGGGCGGGGCAGCTGCCGCAGGACGTGGAGGTCGTCGCCGCCGCTGTGCCAGGCGAGTACCTGGGCGTCGCGGCGGCCCTGGACGAGGATGCTGTCGATCTCCGTCAGGATCTGCTCGTTGTCGCCGGGTCCTTCGGGCAGCATCACGCGGTACCCGAAGTTCACCAGGTCGGCGCTGACCGGAAGGGACCGGGTGCGGTGCACGGGTACCACCACCAGGGACGCGCCCATGATGACCGGGTCACCGGCATCATCGCCCCACAGCATCGCCAGCGCACCCAGGTGGAGCGTCGCCTTCTGCACGGGGCGGGTACTCGGCCCGAAGGGGGTGTCCGCCCAGCCGAGGTTCGTCAGGTGCCGCACCTCATGCTCCCTGGAGGACCGTGTGGATGGACCGGCCGACGTACTTGGAGACGTGGTTCTTCTTGAAGCGGTAGCGCTCCCAGATCGCGCTGATCGGCTCGTGGAGCACGTTACCCAGCGGCTCCCACAGGTCTTCGGCGTCGTAGACCGGCCACGCCTGGGCGTTGCCGTCCGGCTCGATGACGATCATGTGGCCTTCATTCTCCGGGGTCCACGTGGTCATGCGCAGGGCCGGGGTCCACATGTGCTCGGCCCTGGCTTCCTTCAGCCGGGCAAAGGCGTCCTCGGCCTCTTGCTGGGTGATGAACTCGTGCTCGGGCAGCTTGAGGGCGTTGCCCTTCCGCAGGGGCAGGATGAACTTCACCTTGGTCGCATCGAGGACGTCGGCGATCTGGATGGTGAAGGGCAGCGCGGAGAGGGTGGAGCGGTACACCACCGAGGAGAGCGCGAGGGGGACGCCGGCGTCCTGGAGGGCGCGCACCCCCTTCATCTGCTTGTCGTAGTCGCCGCGCACCCGCAGCACCGTGGCGCGTGGCCCTTCCAGGCCGATGTTGGCGTACGCGATCTTCCCAGCCAGGGCCTTGGCGTGCTGAAGGCCGTGGGTGGCGTTCGTGGGCACGGCGACGATGTGCCGCTCGCGGTACATGTCGACGATGTCGATGAAGTCGCGGCGGATGAGCGGTTCGCCGCCGCTGAGGAAGACCCGGGCAACCCCTTCCAGGTTGGCCTCCATCGTCTCCAGGTCCTTCAGGGTGGGGTCGGGCTTCTGCATGATCTCGCTGCAGAACCCGCAGTCCATGTCGCAGCGCTTGGTGACCTGGACGATCGCCGAGAGGGGGGCGGCGAGCCTGCTGGTGAAGGTCTCGATGTCGAGGTCCGCGGGGGCGTCGAAGTGCTGGCCGCTGAACGCGTAACCCACCCCACCGCCGAGATCCCGGCGGGTCTGCTTGGGGCCAGTGAGCATTCCGAGGTCGGTCACAGACTTCTCCTATCGGTTGACGGTCTGTCGTCCGCACCGCCCGGAGGTTCACCCTGGTCGGGCGGCGCGGGCGTTTCGGCTACCGTGCTGCCCACCACACGGCGGGAGACGGTGCAGGAATGACGGAGCGGAGCGGGCCGTTCGCGCGGGACGGCAGGCCGGTGTGC contains:
- a CDS encoding MazG-like family protein — its product is MEDMWNRVGQLRKWLDEAAPADAGDVRLLRVLKIGEEYGEVAEALHGALGANPRKGVSHSWADVEKELSDVIVTAMVALTTINPDAEKVLDGRLQHLVERVAAG
- a CDS encoding NUDIX domain-containing protein, which codes for MPQLPVNDVMIILEHDGSVCLAERQGTGYADGKLNLPSGKVEPGEDVFDAVIREAFEEIGVRIERDALHIVHVMYFRNPEGETRVGWFFVASHWEGTPTNMEPHKCAGLEWHPAENLPENTVRYNALGIQHWTKDEPFSSHWHDWQDAME
- a CDS encoding radical SAM protein gives rise to the protein MTDLGMLTGPKQTRRDLGGGVGYAFSGQHFDAPADLDIETFTSRLAAPLSAIVQVTKRCDMDCGFCSEIMQKPDPTLKDLETMEANLEGVARVFLSGGEPLIRRDFIDIVDMYRERHIVAVPTNATHGLQHAKALAGKIAYANIGLEGPRATVLRVRGDYDKQMKGVRALQDAGVPLALSSVVYRSTLSALPFTIQIADVLDATKVKFILPLRKGNALKLPEHEFITQQEAEDAFARLKEARAEHMWTPALRMTTWTPENEGHMIVIEPDGNAQAWPVYDAEDLWEPLGNVLHEPISAIWERYRFKKNHVSKYVGRSIHTVLQGA